The sequence GCACCGCTGATGCTCTTCCTGGTGGCAATCTTCATCGTGCCGATCGGCATGCTTCTTACCCGAAGCGTCGACAACCGCGAAGTAGCGCGAACGCTGCCGAACACCGTCGCGATGCTTTCTTCGTGGGACGGCAGAACCGTACCAGACGAAGCGATCTATGCCGCCCTCGCAACCGACTTGAAGGCATCGTCCCGTGAGGATGTAGCCGAGATCGCCAAACGGCTGAATTATTACGAAGCCGGTACGCGCTCGATGCTTTTGAAAACCGCGCGCACGATCCGCAATGCAAAGTCGCCCTACAAGGATGCCTTCGTCGCAGCGGACGCTCAATGGGAAACGCCCCGTTATTGGCATCTTCTCAAGCGGGCAATGCCTGAGCTTACCGCTTTCTATCTGCTCGCAGCGTTGGACATGAGCCGCGACGAGACTGGCGCTATAACGACAGTCACACCCGAAAACGCTGTTCATATCGATGTACTGCTGCGCACCTTCGCCGTCAGTGCTTCGGTGACGCTGCTGTGCCTGCTGCTTGGTTATCCACTTGCGGCATTGATCGCCCGGTCCAAGGGAAGCACGGCCAACACTTTGCTGATCCTCGTGCTATTGCCCTTCTGGACATCGCTGCTGGTGCGTACGAGCGCCTGGGTCGTGCTATTGCAGAGCCGCGGCGTGGTGAATTCCGCTCTTGCATGGCTTGGCGTCATCGATCCATCGCAGCCGCTGGAACTCATCTACAACCGCATCGGCGTCTTGATCGCGATGACGCATATCCTTCTCCCGTTCATGGTGTTGCCCATCTACAGCGTCATGAAGAGCATCCCGCCGGTCTATTTGCGCGCCGCCTCCTCGCTTGGTGCACCACCGCTGTCGGCCTTCTGGCGCATCTATTTGCCGATGAGCATGCCAGGCGTCAGCGCCGGCGGACTGCTGGTCTTCATCCTTGCCCTCGGCTACTACATCACCCCAGCGCTCGTCGGCGGTCCGCGCGACCAAATGGTCAGTTACTACATTGCCTACTACTCGAACCAGGTGACCAACTGGGGGATGGCGGCGGCATTGAGCGCCATCCTCCTGGTCGCCGTGCTGATCCTTTACGCCGTCTACAATCGCATGGTCGGCATCGATCGTCTGAGGATAGGCTGATGAATCACTTTCTCTCCGTTGAACGCCTGCTGCCCATCCTCCTATGGGTTGCCGGCGGCACTGTCGTCGTCTTCCTGATCGCGCCGATTATCGCCATCATGCCCCTGTCGTTCAACGAAGAACCTTTCTTCACCTATCCGATGCCGGGCCTCTCGCTGCGCTGGTATGAAGAATTCTTCTCCTCCGATGTCTGGCAACTGGCACTGAGGAACAGCATCATCGTCGCCGTCTGCACCACACTGTTGTCAACCGCACTCGGCACGTTGGCAGCAATTGGCCTCAGCCGGCCGGAATGTCCCTTTCGCGCCACGTTGACTGCCATACTGATTTCACCGATGATCGTGCCGGTCATCGTCTCGGCGGTCGGCATCTATTATG is a genomic window of Rhizobium etli 8C-3 containing:
- a CDS encoding ABC transporter permease, translated to MRALLLVAPLMLFLVAIFIVPIGMLLTRSVDNREVARTLPNTVAMLSSWDGRTVPDEAIYAALATDLKASSREDVAEIAKRLNYYEAGTRSMLLKTARTIRNAKSPYKDAFVAADAQWETPRYWHLLKRAMPELTAFYLLAALDMSRDETGAITTVTPENAVHIDVLLRTFAVSASVTLLCLLLGYPLAALIARSKGSTANTLLILVLLPFWTSLLVRTSAWVVLLQSRGVVNSALAWLGVIDPSQPLELIYNRIGVLIAMTHILLPFMVLPIYSVMKSIPPVYLRAASSLGAPPLSAFWRIYLPMSMPGVSAGGLLVFILALGYYITPALVGGPRDQMVSYYIAYYSNQVTNWGMAAALSAILLVAVLILYAVYNRMVGIDRLRIG